The following coding sequences lie in one Hippopotamus amphibius kiboko isolate mHipAmp2 chromosome 7, mHipAmp2.hap2, whole genome shotgun sequence genomic window:
- the ECRG4 gene encoding augurin, with the protein MAAASARPAILVMTALALLLLLCVGPGGISGNKLKLMLQKREAPAPPATPVVAVQESRAKEFLSNLRRPKRQLWDRTRPEVQQWYQHFLYLGFDEAKFEDDITYWLNRGRNGHDYYDYYQRHYDEDAAIGPRNSHSFRHGARVNYDDY; encoded by the exons ATGGCCGCCGCCTCCGCGCGGCCCGCCATCCTTGTCATGACCGCGTTGGCGCTGCTCCTCCTGCTGTGCGTGGGCCCAG GTGGCATAAGTGGAAACAAACTCAAGCTGATGCTTCAGAAACGGGAAG CCCCTGCTCCCCCCGCGACCCCGGTGGTGGCTGTCCAGGAAAGCAGAGCCAAGGAGTTCCTCAGCAACCTGAGGCGGCCCAAGCGGCAGCTGTGGGACCGCACGCGGCCCGAGGTGCAGCAGTGGTACCAGCACTTCCTGTACTTGGGCTTCGATGAAGCG AAATTTGAGGATGACATCACCTATTGGCTAAACAGAGGTCGTAATGGGCACGACTACTACGATTACTACCAGCGCCACTATGATGAGGACGCCGCCATTGGCCCCCGGAACTCCCACAGCTTCAGGCACGGAGCCAGGGTCAACTACGATGACTACTGA